The Tessaracoccus aquimaris sequence GTACTGCTTGAGCTGGGTGGTCACGATCGCGACCGGATCGACCGGCTCGGCGACCTGGTACTTGGCGGGGAAGAGGAAGCCCTCTAGCTTGCCCCCGCATAGTCGGGCAGGTTCGTGTACTTGGTGCCGTCGTAGGCCGCCGTGAGGGCGTCCTCCTTGACGTCCAACTTGTCCTTCTTGAGGACGATCTGCTGCTGCTCCGCCAGTGTGGTGCCCTCCTGGAAGAGCACGTCAAGCACGACGAGGTTCTTCTGGTCCAGGATCATGTCGAGGGCTGTCTCTGAGGGCAGCTGCTTCTTGACCTTGTAGCGGCCTGCCTTGAGTTCGGACCAGCGGCCGCTCTCGATGGCGACCTTGCGGAAGGTCTTGGTCGACTTGACGACGCCCGCCTCCGTCAGCAGGTCGCCGATCTGGGTGGGCGTCGGGCCGCCTGCGGGGATCAGCACCTCGACGGCCTCGGTGCCATCGCCGATGTAGTCGTCCTGCGTTCGCCACTCGACGTAGGCGTCGTTTGCCTTGCTGTAGACGAACCAGCCGCCGCCACCGAGGACCGCGATCGCGAGCAGCACGGCGAAGGCGCTGCGGGCGTGATACCCGATCTTGCGCCAGTTCAGGCGTCCGTCGTTGTCAATGAACGCTGGGCTCACCGTTCCTCCTCGATCACACTCAACCCCACAGGTGCGCCGTCACGCTCCTCGGCGTCCAGGGCGCGCTGCAGGATTTCCACGGCGGCGGCCTGGTCGATGACTTTTCGCTGTTGCTTGGCCTTGCGGCCCGCGCTTCCTAGGCTACGCGATGCCGAAACCGTGCTCATCCTCTCGTCGACCAGACGCACCGGAACCGGTGCGATCAGGGCGGCGAGGGCGACGGACTTCTCCTCGATGTACTGCGCGGCGATGCCACGCTCCCCCGCGAGGGTCAGGGGAAGGCCGATGTAGACGACCTCCGCCCGGTACTCCTCGACGAGCGCGACGAGGCGGCGCGCCTCGTCCGGGCCCGCCTGCACGGTCTCGACGGGGTAGGCGAACGTGGTGCCCGCGTTTGCGGCGGCCACCCCGATGCGGGCCTTGCCCCAGTCGATCCCGAGTCGGGGCGCGTCAGCCACGCGTCTCCAGCGCCGAGCGGACGGCCGCGATCGCCTGCGGGGCCGCCGACGCGTCGGTGCCACCGCCCTGGGCGAGATCGTCCTTGCCGCCGCCCTTGCCGCCGAGTGCGGCGCTGGCGAGCGAGATCAGTTGACCGGCCTTCAGGCCGAGGTCGCGGGCGGCCGCGTTGGTGGCGACCAGCGCGGCGGGCTTGTCTGCCCCGCCGACGAGCGCGACGACGGCGGGCTCGGAGCCGAGCCGGTCGCGCAGGTCCATCGCGAGCGTGCGCAGTTCGCCGCCCCCGACGCCAGGGGTCGCGACGCCGAGGTAGCGGACCCCGTTGACGTCGACGGCCTGCTGGACGAGCTGGGCCGACCCGGCGAGCAGCTTCTCCGCGTTCAGCTTGGCGATCTGCTTCTCGGCGTCCTTGAGTTGGCCGATCAGCCTCTCGACGCGGCCGACGACCTGGTCGGGCTGCACGCGCAGCGTGTCAGTGAGCGCGGTGACGAGCGCCCGCTCGGCCGCGAACTTCGAGAACGCGTCGCCCGCGACGAGCGCCTCGACGCGGCGCACACCGGAGCCGATCGAGGACTCGCTGAGCAGGTTGAGCATGCCGATCTCGGCGGTGGTGCCGACGTGCGTGCCGCCGCACAACTCGCGCGACCATGGGCCGGCAAGCTCGACCATCCGCACCAGCGGCGGGTACTTCTCGCCGAACATGGCCATCGCGCCGAGCGCCTTTGCCTCCTCTAGCGGCATCTCCTGCGCCGAGACCGCGTAGTTGGCGGCGATCGCCTCGTTGGAGCGGCCCTCGATCTCGGCCTTCAGCGCCTCGCTGAGGCCGTGCGTTGCGGAGAAGTCGAAGCGCATGTAGCCGGGCTTGTTGTAGGAGCCGGCCTGGGTCGCCGTCGGGCCGACCAGTTCGCGCAGCGCGGCGTGCACGATGTGCGTCGCAGTGTGCGCCTGGCTCGCGCCGTGCCGGGCGGCGGCGTCGACCCGCGCGTCGACGGTCGCACCAAGCGGCAGTTCGCCCAGCACCTCGACGCGGTGCACGACCAGCCCGGGGACGGGGCGCTGCACGTCGATCACGTTGAGGTTGAAGCCGTCGCCGACGATGACGCCGCGGTCGGCGTCCTGGCCGCCGGACTCGGCGTAGAACGGGGTCTCCCGCAGCACGATCTCGACGGTGGTGCCGTCCAGAGCGCGGTCGACCGCGGCACCGTCGGCGACGATGCCGCGCACCGTGGTGTTGACGTCGAGGTCGGTGTAGCCGAGGAACGGCACCTCGCCCGCCTCGCGGAGTTCGCGGTAGGCCTCAAGGCTGGCGGCGCCGCCCTTCTTGGCCTTCGCGTCGGCGCGGGCGCGCTCCTTCTGCTCCTTCATGAGCGCGTCGAACTGGGCACGGTCGACGGTGAGGCCCTGCTCGGCCGCCATCTCCATGGTCAGGTCGATCGGGAAGCCGTAGGTGTCGTGCAACTGGAACGCCTTGTCGCCAGACAGGGTCGTGGCGTGCTCGCCCTTTGCGGCGTCGACCGCCGTGTCGAACATGACGGTGCCCGACTGCAGGGTGCGGCGGAAGGACTTCTCCTCCGCCTCGGCCGCCTCCGCGACGCGCGGCCAGTTGGCGTCGATGTCGGGGTACGACACGCGCATCAGGTCCCGCGAGACGGGCAGCAGTTCGAGCAGCACAGGATCGTTGACGCCGAGCAGGCGCATGGCGCGGATGACGCGGCGCAGCAGTCGGCGCAGCACGTAGCCGCGGGCCTCGTTGCCGGGGGTGACGCCGTCGGTCATCAGCATCAGGCTCGAGCGGACGTGGTCGGCGACGACGCGGAAGCGCACGTCGTCAGTCGGGTCGTCGCCGTAGCGCCTGCCCGACAGTTCGGCCGCCTTGGCGATGACGGGGTACACCTCGTCGATCTCGTACATGTTGGCGACGCCCTGCTTGAGCAGCGCGATGCGCTCCAGGCCCGCGCCGGTGTCGATGTTCTTGTGCGGGAGCGGGCGCAGCACGTCGAAGTCGTCCTTGGCGCGCACCGCGGAGAGCTCCTCCTGCTGGAAGACCAGGTTCCAGATCTCGAGGAAGCGGTCCTCGTCGGCCTCGGGGCCGCCGTCAGCGCCGAACTCGGGCCCGCGGTCGATGTAGATCTCGGAGCAGGGCCCGCCGGGGCCGGGGACGCCCATGTGCCAGTAGTTGTCCTTGAGGCCGCGTTCCTGGATCCGCTCGCGCGGGATGCCGACCTTCAGCCACAGGTCGATGGTCTCCTGGTCGCCGTACAGCGCCGTCACCCAGACCTTTTCGGGGTCGAAGCCGAGGCCGCCGTCCTGCTCCTTGCCGGTGACGAGATCCCAGGCGAAGCGGATCGCGCCCTCCTTGAAGTAGTCGCCGAAGGAGAAGTTGCCGAGCATCTGGAAGAACGTGCCGTGCCGGGTGGTCTTGCCGACCTCGTCGATGTCGAGCGTGCGCACGCACTTCTGGGCGGAGACGGCGCGGGCGTAGGGGGCGGGCTCGTCGCCGAGGAAGTAGGGCTTGAACGGCACCATGCCTGCGTTGACGAACAGCAGGGTGGGGTCGTTGTACAGCAGCGACGCGCTTGGCACGTCGACGTGGTCATGCTTCGCGAAGAAGTCGATGAACCTGCTCCGGATCTCGGAGGTCTTCATATGGAGAGTTCCTTGGGATGTTCAGTCGTTGTTGGCGGGGATGTTCAGCTCGTGGCGGAGCTCGGCCTCCCGCTGGGCCATCGAGGAGCGGAAGGTGCCCATGAAGTCGCCGAAGCTGGCGGCGGCCTCGTGGCCCTTCTTCTCCACCTGCTGCGAGATGCCCTGTGGGGTGAGGCGGTGCATCAGTTCGCGGCCACGGAGCACCACGAACACGGCAAGGCCCGCACCGAGGAGCAGCCAGAAGAAGCGGCTCATCGCTTGACCCGCTTCCGGCCCTGGAAGGCCTGCCGGACGCCGTAGGTGAAGGCGGCGGTCTTGACGAGCGGGCCTCCGAGGGTCGCGGCGAACAGCGTGGAGAGTTGGGCGGCGTTCTCGCTGACCACTGTGGCGTGCCCGGAGACGCGCGACGCGTCCTCGGTGACGACCTTGAGCTTTGCGAGTTCGTCGTTGGTGGCCACGACGGTGCCCTTCAACTCCTGCAGGATCGGCACGGAGTTGCTCCCGACGTCACGCACGGCGAGTCGCACCTCGTCGAGGGTTCGGCCGAGCTTGAGCAGGGGCACGGCCGCGAGCGCGACGAAGACGCAGAGCGCCACGGCCGCGATCAGGCCAGCGATTTCACCAACGGTCATGCGCGCAACTCTAGCCGACGGCCTGCCGGTTGAGCAGGCGCCGCCGCTGTCGTCGCGTGGTGGGCCGGGCCTGCGCGGAGGGCGCGCCTCAGTCGCGTCCGAGCAGATCGCGCAGCGCGCGCACCCGTTCGGCGATGACGGCCTCCTGGCCGTTGTCGGTCGGCTCGTAGTAGCGGGCCTTCTCGAGGTCCTCTGGCAGGTAGGTCTGCGCGACGACGCCGTGCGGGTAGTCGTGCGGGTAGCGGTAGCCCTCGCCGTGGCCGAGCTTCTTGGCACCCGAGTAGTGGGCGT is a genomic window containing:
- a CDS encoding DUF6167 family protein — its product is MSRFFWLLLGAGLAVFVVLRGRELMHRLTPQGISQQVEKKGHEAAASFGDFMGTFRSSMAQREAELRHELNIPANND
- the ruvX gene encoding Holliday junction resolvase RuvX, whose protein sequence is MADAPRLGIDWGKARIGVAAANAGTTFAYPVETVQAGPDEARRLVALVEEYRAEVVYIGLPLTLAGERGIAAQYIEEKSVALAALIAPVPVRLVDERMSTVSASRSLGSAGRKAKQQRKVIDQAAAVEILQRALDAEERDGAPVGLSVIEEER
- the alaS gene encoding alanine--tRNA ligase: MKTSEIRSRFIDFFAKHDHVDVPSASLLYNDPTLLFVNAGMVPFKPYFLGDEPAPYARAVSAQKCVRTLDIDEVGKTTRHGTFFQMLGNFSFGDYFKEGAIRFAWDLVTGKEQDGGLGFDPEKVWVTALYGDQETIDLWLKVGIPRERIQERGLKDNYWHMGVPGPGGPCSEIYIDRGPEFGADGGPEADEDRFLEIWNLVFQQEELSAVRAKDDFDVLRPLPHKNIDTGAGLERIALLKQGVANMYEIDEVYPVIAKAAELSGRRYGDDPTDDVRFRVVADHVRSSLMLMTDGVTPGNEARGYVLRRLLRRVIRAMRLLGVNDPVLLELLPVSRDLMRVSYPDIDANWPRVAEAAEAEEKSFRRTLQSGTVMFDTAVDAAKGEHATTLSGDKAFQLHDTYGFPIDLTMEMAAEQGLTVDRAQFDALMKEQKERARADAKAKKGGAASLEAYRELREAGEVPFLGYTDLDVNTTVRGIVADGAAVDRALDGTTVEIVLRETPFYAESGGQDADRGVIVGDGFNLNVIDVQRPVPGLVVHRVEVLGELPLGATVDARVDAAARHGASQAHTATHIVHAALRELVGPTATQAGSYNKPGYMRFDFSATHGLSEALKAEIEGRSNEAIAANYAVSAQEMPLEEAKALGAMAMFGEKYPPLVRMVELAGPWSRELCGGTHVGTTAEIGMLNLLSESSIGSGVRRVEALVAGDAFSKFAAERALVTALTDTLRVQPDQVVGRVERLIGQLKDAEKQIAKLNAEKLLAGSAQLVQQAVDVNGVRYLGVATPGVGGGELRTLAMDLRDRLGSEPAVVALVGGADKPAALVATNAAARDLGLKAGQLISLASAALGGKGGGKDDLAQGGGTDASAAPQAIAAVRSALETRG
- a CDS encoding endolytic transglycosylase MltG; this translates as MSPAFIDNDGRLNWRKIGYHARSAFAVLLAIAVLGGGGWFVYSKANDAYVEWRTQDDYIGDGTEAVEVLIPAGGPTPTQIGDLLTEAGVVKSTKTFRKVAIESGRWSELKAGRYKVKKQLPSETALDMILDQKNLVVLDVLFQEGTTLAEQQQIVLKKDKLDVKEDALTAAYDGTKYTNLPDYAGAS
- a CDS encoding DUF948 domain-containing protein, giving the protein MTVGEIAGLIAAVALCVFVALAAVPLLKLGRTLDEVRLAVRDVGSNSVPILQELKGTVVATNDELAKLKVVTEDASRVSGHATVVSENAAQLSTLFAATLGGPLVKTAAFTYGVRQAFQGRKRVKR